In the Setaria italica strain Yugu1 chromosome VI, Setaria_italica_v2.0, whole genome shotgun sequence genome, one interval contains:
- the LOC101774509 gene encoding vesicle-associated membrane protein 714: MAIVYALVARGTVVLAEFAAVSGNAGAVARRILEKLPPDAEARLCFAQDRYIFHVLRGDAGITFLCMANDTFGRRIPFLYLEDIQMRFMKNYGRVAHSALAYAMNDEFSRVLHQQMEFFSSNPSADTLNRLRGEVSEIHTVMVDNIEKILDRGDRISLLVDKTSTMQDSAFHFRKQSKRLRRALWMKNAKLLAVLTVAIVVLLYLIISAFCGGLSLPSCRS, from the exons ATGGCGATTGTGTACGCGCTGGTGGCGCGCGGCACCGTCGTGCTGGCCGAGttcgccgccgtctccggcaACGCCGGCGCCGTGGCCCGCCGCATCCTCGAGAAGCTCCCGCCCGACGCCGAGGCGCGCCTCTGCTTCGCGCAGGACCGCTACATCTTCCACGTCCTCCGCGGCGACGCCGGAATCACTTTCCTCTGCATGGCCAACGACACCTTCGGAA GAAGGATCCCCTTTCTCTACCTGGAGGACATCCAGATGAGGTTCATGAAGAATTACGGCAGAGTCGCCCACTCCGCGCTGGCGTACGCCATGAACGATGAGTTCTCCAGGGTGCTCCACCAGCAAATGGAGTTCTTCTCCAGCAATCCCAGCGCCGACACGCTCAACCGTCTCCGTGGAGAAGTCAGCGAG ATACACACCGTCATGGTCGACAACATAGAGAAAATTCTTGACAGAGGCGATCGCATCTCACTTCTCGTCGACAAGACGTCCACCATGCAAGACAGCGCTTTTCACTTCCGCAAGCAATCCAAGAGGCTCCGCAGAGCGCTCTGGATGAAGAACGCCAAGCTTCT AGCTGTGTTGACGGTTGCCATAGTAGTGCTACTCTACTTGATCATTTCGGCATTCTGTGGAGGCCTTTCGCTACCATCATGCAGATCATGA
- the LOC101774903 gene encoding casparian strip membrane protein 2 — translation MSEPATVIHMDGGKAPPTTGDAAGSSSKAAGRGLPLILRSSGGGGFRRCLAVIDFLLRVAAFGPTLAAAISTGTADERLSVFTQFFQFHARFDDFTAFIFFMVANAVAAGYLVLSLPFSAVGIVRPKATGVRVFLLVCDVLVMSLLTAAGAAAAAIVYVSHWGSLRANWVPICMQFHGFCQRTSGAVVATFLAVLVLLVLILMAACSIRRRRH, via the coding sequence ATGAGCGAGCCCGCGACCGTGATCCACATGGACGGCGGCAAGGCTCCTCCGACGACTGGTGATGccgcaggcagcagcagcaaggccgCTGGTCGTGGTCTCCCGCTGATCCTGcggtccagcggcggcggcgggttccgGCGGTGCCTGGCGGTGATCGACTTTTTGCTGCGTGTGGCCGCGTTCGGGCCGACGCTGGCGGCGGCCATCTCGACGGGCACCGCCGACGAGCGGCTGTCGGTGTTCACTCAGTTCTTCCAGTTCCACGCCCGTTTCGACGACTTCACggccttcatcttcttcatggTGGCcaacgcggtggcggcggggtacCTGGTGCTGTCGCTGCCCTTCTCCGCCGTGGGCATCGTCCGCCCCAAGGCCACCGGCGTGAGGGTGTTCCTTCTCGTCTGCGACGTGCTGGTCATGTCCCTGctgacggcggccggcgccgcggcagcCGCCATCGTGTACGTGTCGCACTGGGGCAGCCTGCGCGCCAACTGGGTGCCCATCTGCATGCAGTTCCACGGCTTCTGCCAGCGCACcagcggcgccgtcgtcgccaccttcctcgccgtcctcgtcctGCTCGTGCTCATCCTCATGGCCGCCTGCTCCATCCGACGACGCAGGCACTAG
- the LOC101777356 gene encoding serotonin N-acetyltransferase 2, chloroplastic has protein sequence MPMQVMQPRLRPRGIASSAAARRRWVVRPLRASSATTKCCASVRLTVSDAELASRGFSVRRTAEGIDVAALNEVFARVGFPRRQEERLRRALEHSRVVWLSAAVGEEAGRPVAFARAAGDGVFNAVVWDVVVEPSCQGLGLGRAVMERLVQDLRSDGVGNIVLYAEARVVGFYRLLDFAMDPDGIRGMAYYRSKQPTANSSQ, from the coding sequence ATGCCAATGCAGGTGATGCAGCCTCGGCTCCGCCCCCGCGGGATAGCATCATCGGCAGCGGCACGCCGCCGGTGGGTGGTGCGGCCGCTCCGTGcttcctccgccaccaccaagTGCTGCGCTTCCGTGCGGCTGACGGTGTCGGACGCGGAGCTTGCTTCCCGCGGGTTCTCGGTGCGGCGCACGGCGGAGGGCATCGACGTGGCGGCGCTGAACGAGGTGTTCGCGCGCGTGGGGTTCCCGCGGCGGCAGGAGGAGCGGCTCCGGCGCGCTCTGGAGCACAGCCGCGTGGTGTGGCTGTCGGCGGcggtcggggaggaggcgggccgGCCCGTGGCGttcgcgcgcgcggccggggacggCGTGTTCAACGCGGTGGTGTGGGACGTGGTGGTGGAGCCGTCGTGCCAGGGCCTCGGGCTGGGGCGCGCCGTCATGGAGCGGCTGGTGCAGGACCTGCGCAGCGACGGCGTGGGCAACATCGTGCTCTACGCGGAGGCGCGGGTGGTGGGCTTCTACCGCCTCCTCGACTTCGCCATGGATCCCGACGGCATCAGGGGGATGGCGTACTACCGATCCAAGCAACCTACCGCTAATAGTTCTCAATGA